A single Altererythrobacter sp. BO-6 DNA region contains:
- a CDS encoding pyridoxal-dependent decarboxylase, exosortase A system-associated — protein MKPLGPIPAGYCAKDGELAIGGMTASELVERAGGTPCFIYSKAHLDRRVADLRSAMPRRLGINYAVKANPFAPVIAHMAGLVDGFDIASAGELAMVQAAGIDPARVSFAGPGKRDVELDAAIRAGVTLNCESEGEARRALAIGEKLGVRPRMAIRVNPDFEIKGSGMKMGGGAKPFGVDAERVAALAREVIAAGAEWRGLHIFTGSQALSAEAIIEAQANVLSCAERLSQEIGVTLPKLNMGGGFGIPYFHGDAPLDIVAVGRALAERFDHLPDALAETELCIELGRYLVGEAGVYLARIVDRKESHGVTYLVTDGGLHHQLAASGNFGTVVRRNYPVAIATRFDAEPTEEANVVGCLCTPLDRLADAAHLPRADVGDLVAVFCAGAYGATASPASFLGHGPAAELLV, from the coding sequence GTGAAACCGCTTGGCCCGATCCCGGCAGGTTATTGCGCCAAGGATGGCGAACTCGCCATCGGCGGCATGACCGCCAGCGAACTGGTCGAGCGCGCGGGTGGCACCCCGTGCTTCATCTATTCGAAGGCGCATCTCGATCGGCGCGTCGCGGATCTGCGTTCGGCGATGCCACGGCGGCTCGGCATCAATTACGCGGTCAAGGCCAACCCCTTTGCGCCGGTGATTGCGCATATGGCCGGACTGGTCGATGGCTTCGACATCGCCTCGGCGGGCGAGCTGGCGATGGTGCAGGCCGCCGGGATCGATCCGGCACGGGTGAGCTTCGCGGGGCCGGGCAAGCGCGACGTGGAGCTCGATGCCGCGATCCGCGCCGGGGTGACGCTCAATTGCGAAAGCGAGGGCGAGGCGCGGCGGGCGCTCGCCATCGGCGAAAAGCTGGGCGTCCGGCCACGTATGGCGATCCGCGTGAACCCCGATTTCGAAATCAAGGGCTCCGGCATGAAGATGGGGGGAGGGGCCAAGCCCTTCGGTGTCGATGCGGAGCGCGTGGCAGCCCTGGCGCGCGAGGTGATCGCGGCGGGGGCAGAATGGCGCGGCCTGCATATCTTCACCGGCAGCCAGGCGCTTAGCGCGGAAGCGATCATCGAGGCGCAGGCCAATGTGCTGAGCTGCGCCGAGCGGCTTTCGCAGGAAATCGGCGTGACCTTGCCCAAGCTCAATATGGGTGGCGGTTTCGGCATTCCCTATTTCCACGGCGACGCACCGCTCGATATCGTTGCCGTGGGCCGGGCGCTGGCCGAACGTTTCGATCATTTGCCCGACGCGCTCGCCGAAACGGAGCTGTGCATCGAGCTGGGCCGCTATCTGGTCGGCGAGGCGGGAGTCTATCTGGCGCGAATTGTCGACCGGAAGGAAAGCCACGGCGTCACCTATCTGGTCACCGATGGCGGGTTGCACCACCAGCTGGCCGCGTCGGGCAATTTCGGCACTGTGGTAAGGCGCAATTATCCGGTTGCGATTGCCACGCGTTTTGACGCCGAGCCGACCGAGGAAGCGAATGTGGTCGGCTGCCTGTGCACGCCGCTCGATCGCCTGGCTGATGCTGCGCATTTACCGCGCGCTGACGTGGGCGACCTGGTGGCGGTGTTTTGCGCGGGTGCCTATGGCGCGACCGCTTCGCCCGCCAGCTTCCTTGGGCATGGACCGGCGGCTGAACTGCTGGTCTGA
- a CDS encoding PaaI family thioesterase has translation MALKDDVFEHGPDPENPGWHHWNLKDETLFNGAVMGKLITRKEGDKCRLRMFPERKHQNLQGVIHGAVTLGLIDISLFTTMHVVGSGNAGPSVTLELSTQFIGGGDPARPLDAVTEIMRETGKLVFVRGEVVQDDDRVAAYSGIIRKFLPRAG, from the coding sequence GTGGCTTTGAAAGACGACGTTTTCGAGCACGGGCCGGACCCCGAAAATCCGGGCTGGCATCACTGGAACCTGAAGGACGAGACGCTGTTCAACGGCGCAGTGATGGGCAAGCTCATCACCCGCAAGGAAGGCGACAAGTGCCGGTTGCGCATGTTCCCTGAGCGCAAGCACCAGAATTTGCAGGGCGTGATCCATGGTGCCGTGACCCTGGGCCTGATCGACATTTCGCTGTTCACCACCATGCATGTGGTCGGCAGCGGCAATGCCGGCCCCTCGGTAACGCTGGAGCTATCGACCCAGTTCATCGGTGGTGGTGACCCCGCAAGACCGCTCGATGCGGTGACGGAGATCATGCGCGAGACCGGCAAGCTGGTGTTCGTGCGCGGCGAAGTCGTCCAGGACGATGACCGCGTCGCCGCTTACAGCGGGATCATTCGCAAGTTCCTGCCCCGGGCGGGCTAG
- a CDS encoding succinate dehydrogenase iron-sulfur subunit — MATFTLPKNSKISGQGKTHKLVPSKVEGAEGGKRVKSFKIYRYDPDSGQNPRYDKFELDLDQCGPMVLDALFKIKNEVDPTLTFRRSCREGICGSCAMNMNGKNGLACTTAIEDLPGEIRITPLPHMEVIKDLVPDFTHFYAQYASIRPWLQTVSPTPSGKERLQSPEQREKLDGLYECILCACCSTSCPSYWWNSDKFLGPAILLQAYRWLADSRDEMTGERLDQLEDPFRLYRCHTIMNCANVCPKGLSPAKAIAETKKMMAERAI, encoded by the coding sequence ATGGCAACCTTCACCCTCCCCAAGAATTCAAAAATCAGCGGCCAGGGCAAGACCCACAAGCTTGTCCCGAGCAAGGTCGAGGGGGCCGAGGGTGGCAAGCGCGTGAAGAGCTTCAAGATCTATCGCTACGATCCCGACAGCGGCCAGAACCCGCGTTACGACAAGTTCGAACTCGATCTCGACCAGTGCGGGCCGATGGTGCTGGACGCGCTGTTCAAGATCAAGAACGAGGTTGACCCGACCCTGACCTTCCGCCGCAGCTGCCGCGAGGGGATTTGCGGTTCCTGCGCGATGAACATGAACGGCAAGAACGGGCTCGCCTGCACCACCGCGATCGAAGACCTGCCGGGCGAAATCCGCATCACGCCGCTGCCGCATATGGAAGTGATCAAGGACCTCGTCCCTGATTTCACGCATTTCTACGCACAATATGCCTCGATCCGCCCGTGGTTGCAGACAGTCAGCCCGACGCCGAGCGGCAAGGAGCGCCTGCAATCGCCCGAACAGCGCGAGAAGCTGGATGGGCTCTACGAATGCATCCTGTGCGCCTGTTGCTCGACTTCCTGCCCCAGCTATTGGTGGAATTCGGACAAGTTCCTTGGCCCGGCGATCCTGCTGCAAGCCTATCGCTGGCTGGCCGACAGCCGCGACGAGATGACCGGCGAGCGGCTCGACCAGCTGGAAGACCCGTTCCGGCTCTATCGCTGCCACACCATCATGAACTGCGCCAATGTCTGCCCCAAAGGCCTCAGCCCGGCCAAGGCGATCGCCGAAACCAAGAAGATGATGGCAGAGCGTGCCATCTAA
- the zapE gene encoding cell division protein ZapE, whose product MAGLLARYERLVAAGELRPDLGQRHAAERLDRLQKELEAKRPGGLLGQFFGPRQMSPRGFYLWGGVGRGKSMLMDLFVQTLGIEAKRRVHFHEFMLEVDQRLRESRKSDPGDPLPKVAKALAKDVRVLAFDEMIVTNTADAAIMARLFTALIRDEGVTVVTTSNRPPQDLYKDGLNRSLFLPFIALIEQELDVIALDGPVDYRLERLGGIGNWNAPFGDEATRLAREAFFRLTDYDPQDAANVPSAELDIGGGRTLHVPKSLKGVGVFSFKKLCGENRGAADYLAIARAYHTVILVGIPKMGPENRNEAIRFTKLIDALYEMKVKLFVTAAAQPEELYTQGDGAFEFERTVSRLMEMQSADYMAQGHGTGG is encoded by the coding sequence ATGGCGGGCCTGCTTGCGCGCTATGAACGGCTGGTCGCAGCCGGAGAGCTGCGCCCCGATCTTGGCCAGCGGCATGCCGCAGAGCGGCTTGACCGGTTGCAGAAAGAGCTCGAGGCGAAACGCCCCGGCGGGCTGCTCGGCCAGTTCTTCGGCCCCCGGCAGATGAGCCCGCGCGGGTTTTACCTGTGGGGCGGCGTGGGTCGTGGCAAATCCATGCTGATGGATTTGTTCGTCCAGACCCTGGGGATCGAGGCCAAGCGCCGGGTCCATTTCCACGAATTCATGCTGGAGGTTGACCAGCGTCTGCGCGAAAGCCGCAAGAGCGATCCGGGCGATCCGTTGCCCAAGGTGGCCAAGGCGCTGGCGAAGGATGTGCGCGTTCTCGCCTTTGACGAGATGATCGTGACCAACACCGCCGATGCGGCGATCATGGCACGGCTGTTCACCGCGCTGATCCGCGACGAAGGGGTGACCGTGGTCACCACCAGCAATCGCCCGCCGCAAGACCTCTACAAGGACGGGCTCAACCGCTCGCTGTTCCTGCCCTTCATCGCGCTGATCGAGCAGGAACTGGACGTGATCGCACTCGATGGCCCGGTCGATTACCGGCTTGAACGGCTTGGCGGGATCGGCAACTGGAACGCGCCTTTTGGCGACGAAGCCACGCGCCTTGCCCGCGAGGCATTCTTCCGCCTGACCGACTACGATCCGCAGGACGCCGCGAACGTGCCCAGCGCCGAGCTCGACATCGGCGGCGGGCGAACTCTGCATGTGCCCAAGAGCCTTAAAGGCGTGGGCGTGTTCAGCTTCAAGAAGCTGTGCGGGGAAAACCGCGGCGCCGCAGACTATCTCGCCATCGCGCGCGCTTACCACACGGTGATACTGGTCGGCATCCCGAAAATGGGGCCGGAAAACCGCAACGAAGCGATCCGCTTCACCAAGCTGATCGACGCGCTGTACGAAATGAAGGTGAAGCTGTTCGTTACAGCAGCCGCTCAGCCGGAAGAACTATACACGCAAGGTGACGGGGCCTTCGAATTCGAACGCACCGTCAGCCGGCTGATGGAAATGCAAAGCGCCGACTACATGGCGCAAGGCCACGGCACCGGCGGCTAG